The Nicotiana tabacum cultivar K326 chromosome 1, ASM71507v2, whole genome shotgun sequence genome segment TTACATCCAAAATGATAATCGTAAAATGGGAACCTAGCTCTAATTAAAGACGCCTAATTAGGTAGAGTTTTTTTTGGTCAGCAAAATGCACATCAAATAATAACAAAATCGACAAACGAAGATGGGAGTGTAGAATCCCAGGAAAAGAAAccatttctaaattttcattaacaAATTGCAGCACTTCTCTCAACATGTACAacttcagaagaagaagaaaaagcaacTGTATATAAGAAACTTTGAAAAATTATACAGTTGCTTTAGTAGCACCAAGAGcagtagaagaaagaagaagaggaagaaaaagaagaagaaaacgaaggagaagaaggaggagaagaaaggggactgaagttgtttaaaaagcaGGTACAAgtaaaaactttttaaaaaaatggctataggttaaatgggggcgaccaaatagggcgccccgtgcaatttttacagttTCAATCACGACCTTTGAAATTGGGCCGTGATAACTTTCGATCTTATCATTGAAATCTAGGCACGATCTAGCTCACGCGATCCATGTTGGTTCAGCTGGTCCCATTGCTCTTTGTCTAGTTAACCATTGACATTGTTTGCCCATACTCGATTGACTCATTATGGTAAAACCTTCATATGACTTGGTCAGCATCTGTAAAATAGttcatttttttggaaaaattgatCATGATCCACGCAGGCATGGGAGACTTAAGCCGGCTCTCACCTAAATTGTATACGATCAAAATCAGGTATGCCCAATTTCGTTGGTGATAGATATGattttaatgatgaaaataatatatTCGTTTTTTGTATAGGAAATCATGGATAGCATTCAAGATTGAAGGAATCAATTATAGAAGATCAAGGAACTCATGGATAGCATTCAAGATTGAAGGAATCAATCAGAGAAAATCAAGAAAAGCATCCAAGATTAAAGGAATCAATGATAGTGTCCAATACTGACGGAATCAATTAAGGCTAGACTGAAGGAATCAAATTAATCTAGAGTATCGAAGATTTTGCAAGATAATCAAACAAGTATACTAAATCTGGAAGGATCAAGATTCAAGGAAGTATAGCCGGTGCTATCAAGTCATATATAAGGGAAGTCATTAAATCCCTCTCGTCAAGTCAAAGTCGTTGCTGAAtaaccttattcttggaaagaatcaatatTTTTctaaggatcaaatctcttgggttggcAAATCTCTTCAGAAATCAAGCCTCTCTCAAAGTATTTAAACTCGTCTCTATACCTTAGCACatatactttgatcaaaccaaataccctctctttgttctactACAAATAAATATTACAGCTCTACTAGATCAGCtgtgtaacaagttagagaagaaagagagaacaacactggtgaggcattgCATCAAAGAGAAATGAGTGGCATAGCAACTGAGCTATCGGTGTAGATCACACTATTTACTGTGTACTCGATAAACTCATTCACTGAAAGAGAACTCCCTTTCAACCTAAGGAGACTGAACTaagattcacattgaatccgaactagtataaaaatttcggcgtctttaattcctgcatttAATATTTGCATCTTAAATTCTGTCCTTACTATTATTAAGTTATtacatctagtcgactaattagaaaaataatcaattgGTAGcgattaatttttaaaaataaacaattCACCCCccttcttgtactttcaattggtatcaaagcaaggctcacatttttcttttgcttaataacttgtgagaaaagatcatggctAATCAAGTTACTATAGGAGCACTCTTCCATGAAGGAACTTCACAAGTGAGGCCACCATACTTCAATGGGCAACATTTCTCTCACTAGAAAGTGCATATGGAAATATATGCAAAGGCTTATGATGTTAAAGTCTGGAGAGTTATAAAAGAGGGGAACTATCCTCTGTCGGCTGCCGCTTAACCACTTGCTGATTCCGAAGATATAAATTCATATACAGATGAGCAAATGACAGTTGTACAAGTCAACAATAAGGCAAAAAATTTGCTCTACAATGCTATAAGTGGTGAAGAGTATGAGAAAATCTCTAGTTGTGATATAGCCAAAGAGATGTGGGATAAACTGGAAGTTACATATGAAGGAACCAGCAAAGTAAAGGAAACATATATCAACATGTTGGTTCATGATTATGAACTCTTTTAGATGAAAGAAAGAGAATCTATTGAAGAGATGTTTGCCAGATTCATCAAAATCATTAGCGATCTAACAGCTTTTGGCAAACCATACTCAAGTGGTAATCAAGTTAGAAAGATTCTTAGAAGCCTACCCACTACTTGGCAGATCAAAGTAGTCACACTTGAATCACAGGATCTGAATAAGCTATTATTTGATGAACTTCGAGGAGAACTCATAGCTTTCAAGAAAACACATCTCAAGAAAActaaccaaaaagaaaagaagaaaacagttgCATTCAAGGCCACAACTGAAATAGCAGAAAATGATATTGATGGTACTCCTGAAGCTCTTCAAGAAGAAATTTCCATGGTGTCAAGAAATAGGGATGGTTTAATGAGAAGATTTAGGAATGCGAAAAGAGGAAGGATGCCACCTAGGCGATCCAGGCAATATTatgaacaagataaaaataatggAAAATGCTATGAGTGTGGAAGATTTGGACATGTTCATGATGAGTGTCcagatctaaaaagaaaaatctccAGAGGCTGCAACAAATACAAATCATTTGGAAGCTGGAGTGATGAAGACAATCCAGAACACGAAGAAATAGCAAATCTTTGCTTCATGACAATTCTGAAAAACGATATGAACAAACTTTTAGGATGCTAGACAGATGAGGACACCTCAGACGATGAATGCAAAAATGATAATAAGAACTGTTTCATGGCACGAGGTGAAACAAACGAGGTAAGATCTTATaactatgaaaggtgtaatgaatTGTAGGATATTTTTTATCTTACTTTGAAAGAGtctcaaaaaatgatgaatgagCTAAAGAGACTCAACAAAGAAGTAAAAGACTGAAACTCAAGCATGAAGTatgtgaaataaaaaaaaagtacttcAAGATGAGTTTAAGAAATTGCAAATGCAACTCAATGGCATGCGCAAATCCACCCGTCATAGTTCTGTCAGGTCAAACCAGGAAACTTACAAGTCAACTGAAGAAGGACCAGCCAGAACAGAGTCCACTAGTACTAACACTAATGAAAGATCTAAAAATGGATCAGGAGTTACGTGTTACTACTGTAACAAAAGTGGACATAGATATTCCTTTTGTCAATTTCGTAAATCAAATATTTCAGGATGGATTTGGAAACCCAAAACAACTATGAGTCTAGTAATACTAACCAACcaggacccaagcaagcttgggtacctaaaagaaagtAATCACCATGTCTTGCAGGAACACCACACGAGGAGTCGCAAAGGAAAATAGTACTTAGATAGTGCATGTTCCAGCCACATGACAGGTTATAAAAACATATTTAAGGAAGTTACAAAAATAGATGGAGGAAGCATTAAGTTTGGCGatgattcaaaaagaaaaatagttggtACCAGAACAGTCCCTTTCAATAACAACTGTAATATCACTGAGGTTTATCTCGTTGATGGACTTAACTACAATCTTCTGAGTATAAGTTAGCTATGCGACTCAGGGTATGAGGTAAAATTCAAGAAAACAGGTTGTGCTATTGAAGATGGGACATGTAAAATAATCCTCCCAGGTAAAAGGTATGGAAATATTTACATTCTTGATGGATTTGAAAATTTAGATGGTCATATCTGTTTAAtatccatatctgatgatccTTGGTTATGGCATAagaaacttggtcatgcaagcatgCATTTGATAGAAAAGCTTTCTAAGCATGAGTTAGTTATTGGTTTGCCCAAACTAAATTTCTCTAGAAATCATATATGTATGGATGCTTGTCAAATTGGAAAACAAActagaaattctttcaaaaataagGATATTGTATCTACCTCTAAGCCtttgcaattgcttcatatggATTTATTTAGGcctactagaactgctagcaTATGAGGGAAACgatatgcttttgttattgttgatgattactcacgTTTTACTTGGATGATTTTCTTATCTCATAAAGATGAAACATTGAaaatttttgagattttctgTAAGAAGGTTGAAAGAGAAAAAGTGTATCGGATTACAACAATCCAAAGTGATCATGGAGAGAATTTGAAAGCAGAACATTTGAAGACTTTTGTAATGATCAAGGATATACTCGCAATTTCTCTGCACCAAGAtcaccccaacaaaatggggtcgttgaaaggaaaaatagaacCCAGCAATATATGGCAAAAACTATGATACTAGAACATTCACTGCCAAATCATTTCTGGGTAGAAGGAGTAAGTACAACATCTCACATTCTCAACTGATGTCTCATATGGCCTATTCTGAAGAAAACACCTTATGAACTGTGGAAAGGTAAACATCCTAATATTAGTTACTTTCATCCATTTGGAAGTAAGTGTTTCATTCACAATAATGGTAAGGACAATCTTGGAAAATTCAATCCAAGAAGTGATAAAGGTATTTTTATGGGTTATTCATAGAACAATAgatcttttaaataataaacGCACACTGTGTGGAAGAATCAATGCATGTTATATTTGATGAAAATAACTCTTCGGCCAAGAAAGAAATTATTGCAGGTGATAAAGATAAAGCTCAAGAAATTCATGAGACAAGTAAATCTCAAGAGTCGACTAATGGATCTAATGTTGTGATAGAATCAACTAATGAAACCAGCAATAATCCACCAGAACCTTTGAAGGAGTCAACTACTCATATAGTTCGTCCAAATGATTGGAGAAGTGAACCTGAATATCCACAAAAATCATCATAGGAGATCCAAGCGAAGGAATAAAAACCAGGTGAGCTCTCAAGAAGAAATCAAACATAGCACTAATCTCTCAAATTGagccaaagaaaatagaggaagcTCTGAAAGAATCAAGCTGGCTGCAAGCGATGCAAGAAGAGGTAGATCAATTCGACAAAAATCAAGTATGTAAACTGATACCCAAACCTGAAAGTGTTCTTGTAATTAGAACAAAGTGCTTCTTCAGAAATAAACTGAATGAGGATGGAAAATTTGTAAGAAACAAAGCCAGATTAGTTGCTCAAGGATATTCACAACAATAAGGAATCGACTATGACAAAACCTTTTCCCCAGTAGCTCAACAGGAATCTATACGAATTTTTCTGGCATATGCATCCTTTAAGAGATTCAGGCTATTCCAGATGGATATTAAAAGTGCCTTTTTAATGGTTTCATTTAAGAAGAAGTATACGTGAAACAACCTACTGGGTTTGTAGATTCAAAGTTTCCCTATCATTTATATAAGTTAACTAAAGCGTTGTATGGACTAAAACAAGCTCCACGGGCATGGTACGAAAGACTCAGTTCATTTCTTATTGATCGTGGATTTACAAGAGGTAAAGTAGATACTACTCTGTTTAATAAAATATCATCAGAAGTTAATCTCATTATTcaagtttatgttgatgatattatcttTGGTAGTGTTAATCCTCTTATGTGcaaggaattttcaaatcttatgcaaagtgagttcgaaatgagtatgatgggagaacTAACGTTCTTCCTTGGACTTCAAATCCAACAATCTAAAGAAGGAACGTTTATATGTCAGACCAAATATACAAAGGAGTTGATCCAAAATTTCGGTATGAGCAATGCTAAAGCTATTGGCACACCAATGGGTCCTTCAACAAGTCTCGACAAAGATGAACAGGGAattcctattgatgaaactaaatatcgtggaatgattggctCACTTCTTTATCTAACTGCTAGTCGACCGAATATTATGTTTAGTGTCTGTAAATGTGCCAGGTTTCAGTCAACTCATAAGGAATCATATATGACTGTAgtaaaaagaattattcgatatCTCATTGGAATTGTCTCTCATGGACTATGGTATCCTCGTTCTAACACGTTTAAATTAGAAGATTTTTCAGATACTGATCTTGCAGGTGATAAGGAAGACAGAAAAATCACAAGTGGAACATGTCAATTACTTGGCAAAGCATTGATATCTTGGAATAGTAAAAAACAAGGATCAGTTGCATTATCCACGACTGAAGCTAAAGCTATTGGACAATGTTGTGCATAATTACTATTGATGTCTCATCAACTTGGTGACTATAAATTATCCTTTAAGCCTATAccaattttttgtgataattcTACTGCTATATGTCTCTCTAAAAATCCTGAGTATCATTCTAGGGCAAAGCATATAGACATTAAACATTattttattagagatcatgttcttaaAGGAAACATAGAACTATCTTTTGTTGGAACAACTGATCAATTATTGGATATTTTTACTAAGCCTTTATAAGAAGAAAGATTTTGCTCTCTAAGAGAATTACTTGGCATTATTTgcattaatatttaatattaggaCCTATGTGCTATTATTTTTTGTTATGTATGCCTaatgttttatttcttttcttaatcatTAATTGCGCCTCCGAtttccctctcttttcttctcttttcacaTCAGTTTCAAAGTTCAAAGAAGGAAACCCAATCATCACGTCTGATAAAATGACGCCCTTTCCTTTTCTGTACTCAACCGTCAGAAACTCTCTTTTAAATGCTGAAACTTCTTTTCAATCACCATCGCCCCCATCGCCTAGAAACCCTTCTCAGAAGCTTTCCCCAACCAAAAACTCTTCAATGGCCAAACACCCCAAAAATCCCTCTGCCTCCACCAGGAAGAGTACTCGCTCAAGAGCAAAACCCCCTTCCCAGCCCCTAGAACAAGTAGACCTAGGGTCCGATCATTCTGAAGGTAGAGCCTCTTCTCGGGCTAATTTGTCTGATAATTCTCACACCTTAGGAGAAAAAACTTTGGGAAAATGACCTATGGAAGAACCCCCTATTTCCTTCACTCCAAAGAAGCAAAAAATAGATCTTTCTAGTTCCCTAGAGTCAGACCTAAATTTCTTGGATTATCCAAATAGGGACTTTTTCATCGCCCTAAAAGACAAGTCTATTTCTCATAGGAGGGTAGTCGACCTTGATGACATGAAAGCCCTAAATTGTAAGGTAAAAGATCTTTTCATTTATCAAAGGTGGTCAAAGCTCTTTTTTGTTCCTCTGCCTAAAGTCTATGAACCCCTAGTGAGAATGTTTTATGCAAATCTTCGCTCTAGTAAATCTGAGAAGTTGGAGCCCTTGGTGTTAGGAAAGCATattgttcttgattgtgccaTGTTTGACTCAATCATTTCAGTGTAAGTGTTCTGATTTTTCCATACCCTTCAAAAATTCCTGGCCCGatgattttgaaatttctttGATCAAGCTAAAAGGTGTATTGCTGAGTGTCCATCTGAATCTCTTCCAAACCAGTTAGGCCCTAGTGATGTTAGTTTCAAAACCCGTATTTTGGCCCATATTGTTGCAACCACTCTGCTTCCTTGTATTGGCTATTTCTCCACCTTCTCTCAAAAAGACACATTTCTAGTCTATGACCTTGTGACTAAGCCCAAGATCAAGCTCTCCTCCCGTGTCATCAATTTATGATTGAAAGTGTTGATGATCTCATTAGTCTACCCTATGGAATGGCCATCACTCACATTCTAGAAGCTCATAATATTTCCATATCTGAATATCCCTTTATCTCTATTTTGAAATCTTACAATTCCAAAGGTTTTGCGTGTATGTGGTATATGTGTGTGAAGGGCTCATGGGTTAAGAAACAAGAAGGATAAGTCAAGCATGCTCAAATAGATTCCAAACCCAAACCTTCTGCTTCCTATCCTAGCCACAGTGATCTTGACCTTACTGAAAAGAATAGTGCCATTGACAATCGGCTATCTGCAATCAAAGATCTTCTCATTTCCACTCAGTCCACTATCGGTGACATTCATGCTATCTCCAAAGAAACAGGGTTTGATGTTTCAGAGATAAGAGTTGCAGTTCTCAGAGTAAGGGAAAACACTATCAAGGCATTCAAGGAGGTTCATGACAGGCTGATGGAATGAGTGTTCAGCCAATGCCAACTTTGATCGATTGAAGGAGGCGATTTGCAATACTCTTACCTATTTTCTGCATCGTTAATATGAAAGTTTTAGACAATTTTTTTTGTTGTGCTGTTTTTGGGCAGGATAATCAGTcggtggatgatttttctgttttcttttgttttgctaTAACTTTGCAATCATGTCATGTTATAAATCTTGTTTTAGTATGTAGTCTATTTTACTATTCCCTCTTTGCTGATGTCAAAAAGGGGGAGAAATGATAAATGTATTTGTACATGTACATACAAGGATAAGTCGACTGAAGGGTAAGTGCAGGTAGCAGCTCATGGCACCTTTTGAGAGGAAGTCATAGATCCTGCAGAAGAAGTCTACTACAAAAGCCTCACCAGCaataactaaagaaagtcaactGCTCCCAttgagggggagtaaaatacaggGAAGTCAACTGATgtttatacatacatacatatatatagttCCTATACAAAGAACACatatattattttgtcatcatcaaaaagggggagattgttagatctaattttaatgatgaaaataatatatttgttcTTTGTATAGGAACTCATGGATTGCATTCAAGATTGAAGGAATCAATAAGAGAAAATCAAGGAAAGCATCCATGATTAGAGGAATCAATGATAATGTCCAATACTGATGGAATCAATTAAGGCTAGACTAAAGTAATAAAATCAATCAAGAGTATTGAAGATCTTGCAAGATAATCAATCATGTATACAAAATCTGGAAGGATCAAGATTCAAGGAAGGATATCCGCTTCTATCAAGTCATGTATAAGGGAAGTCATTAAAGCCCTTTTGTCAAGTCAAAGCCGTTGCTGAATAACCTTATTCTTGGAAAAAATCAATCTCTTTctaaggatcaaatctcttgggttggaAAATCTCATTAGAAATGAAGCCTCTCTCAAAGTATTTAAACTCATCTCTGTACCTTAGCAcatatactttgatcgaaccaaataCCCTTTCTTTGTTCTATTGCAAACAAATATTATAGCTCTACTAGATCTGCtgtgtaacaagttagagaagaaagagagaacaacattggtgaggcattgtatcaaagaAAAATGAGTGATATAGGAACTGAGCTATCAGTGTCGATCACACCATTCACTAAAAGATAAGTCCCTTGCAACCCAAAGGGACTGGACTACAATTCACATTGAATCTGAACTGGTATAAAAATTCCGGTGTCTTTAATTTCTGCATCTTAAATTATGTTCTTACTATTATCAAGTTATtacatctagtcgactaattAGAAAACTAGTCAACTGGTAgcgtttaatttttaaaaaatgaacaattcacccccccccctcttgtacttACAGTGGGCTCGAGGGTCACTTCGAGAGCAAGATCGAAATAGACCAAGAGCGGGCTCGATAGCAAAGTGCAAGCTTCGAAGGTCGAAGTGCTCCATGAACACCGAAGCCAAGTATAACCAACTTCGATATAATAATGTTATGGTTCCATAACAGAAAGAGCGAGATTCCCACAGTGGTCCTAAGATCATGGCATAAATTTCGGAACAGAtttgtactaggcggttagacaactGTATAATAAGATTCCTTACTACAATTggaagtgtaccttatttaggattcctctactatataaagtggaccccaatcatttgtaaagaaTCAATTATTGAGAAGAGAATACACCTATTTCACTTTCTTGCTTACTGTTTATCTGATTTTCCTTATTAGTTTATTGTTCTTGCTAACCCACCTCGAGGCCGCTTTAGCTTGAGGTCGAGCCTAGATTGCACACTGGTTTGACTTGCTCTACTTTTTAATTCATACCTTTGATTCCTTTTTTATCAGTTAGTATTGGATCAAATCACATATCTTTATAACCacaatacaaatttaattattgctCGGAGTttaggataaacagtttggcgcccatcgtggggctaaagataagaGTGATTATTTCAGTACTGATTCTCATAACACACgttattttcacaatttttcttgtcaagaatttttttctcaggttaaaacatgtcaaactcacaaaacgcacccATACACGGCGATGATGGCCTTGGATTTCATGAGGAAAATGATAATGTAGTTGCTCCAAGGGTCAGTGTACCACCGATTAACCCTGGGTAAATGTCGATTGTAGAACCCCTTGATATTAGTTAGCACATTGCTTTAAATGCGGACTTAGGTTCAGACCCTAGAGGAAGTGTACGCAGGGAAGTCCGATATGGTGGCCAAGGAACACAAGGTGTAGGAGACGGGGGAGTTTAATATTCGAGATGCTAAAAGCTCAGAAGGTCACTATCGCTCAGCTTCAAAGTCAACTTAAAACTCCGAGTGTGGTTGAACCAGGATTAGGAACTGATCCTACAATTAGGAAAATgatcgaggagctcactaaaagAATCGAGTCCGGAGAAAAAAAAGATCGAAGATAATGATAAAAAGGTGGAGACGTACAACTCCCGAGTTGATCAGATACCAGGGGCACCCTGATCTTAAAGGGCTTGGATTAAAAAAAGTTTGTGCAGAAGCCTTTTCCTCAGAGTGAGGCCCCGAAGctcattccaaagaagttttgcATGCCATATATATACctaaatacaatgggaccaccgatcctAATGAACATATCACTACATACACGTGCGGGataaaagggaatgacttagAAGACGATTAGATCGAGTCCgttttgttgaaaaaatttggggaaactctatcaaagggagaaatgatttggtatcacaacttgccaccaaACTCCATCGATTCATTTTCCATGTTCGCTGATTCTTTTGTGAAGGCGCACGCTGGGGCCATAAAAGTTG includes the following:
- the LOC142164315 gene encoding uncharacterized protein LOC142164315, which produces MTVVQVNNKAKNLLYNAISGEEYEKISSCDIAKEMWDKLEVTYEGTSKMKERESIEEMFARFIKIISDLTAFGKPYSSGNQVRKILRSLPTTWQIKVVTLESQDLNKLLFDELRGELIAFKKTHLKKTNQKEKKKTVAFKATTEIAENDIDGTPEALQEEISMVSRNRDGLMRRFRNAKRGRMPPRRSRQYYEQDKNNGKCYECGRFGHVHDECPDLKRKISRGCNKYKSFGSWSDEDNPEHEEIANLCFMTILKNDMNKLLGC